The uncultured Hyphomonas sp. genome includes a window with the following:
- a CDS encoding acetyl-CoA acetyltransferase translates to MAKGDLPVLVGVGQSLSQWDGKAGPAGAPSPLSLMVDASKAALADTGAQGIAGAIDTLAVVRIFEDSVRGAPHPHGHNTNLPGTLARDIGASPAHLIYETVGGQSPQALVNEMAAKVFEGEIECALISGSEANRASKGARRNGVEINWADGTDAEYEDRGTGPMMLSREEIKHGIVAPAYFYAMFENAIAAREGRSRSEHRKAMAELFQPFTAVAAKNPWSQFPVEHSVEFLSTPSKANYEYADPFLKWFIAQDAVNQGAAAIVMSSSKADELGIAEDKRVYLHGAGEGSDDFISVRPQLDGSFAMEAAISRALEQSGKTAADMAHFDLYSCFPCAVFSSTQALGVDWKTDKRPLTLTGGLPFFGGPGNNYSLHGIAEMVAKLRGDTGAFGLVLANGGWMTKEAVGVYSTAKPAEFTPVARYARPTEEIDVCSEDCVAKLETFTVTHGKEGPNKGIIFARLPDGRRALANASPAALAELREDASPVGRSVKITVEGETGTFDFA, encoded by the coding sequence ATGGCCAAGGGTGATCTTCCTGTACTTGTCGGCGTCGGCCAGAGCCTCAGCCAGTGGGACGGCAAAGCCGGACCAGCCGGGGCACCTTCCCCGCTGTCGCTGATGGTGGATGCGTCCAAGGCCGCGCTTGCCGACACCGGCGCGCAAGGTATTGCAGGCGCGATCGACACGCTCGCCGTGGTGCGCATCTTCGAGGATTCCGTGCGCGGCGCCCCTCACCCGCATGGGCACAACACGAACCTGCCCGGCACGCTGGCACGCGACATCGGCGCGTCCCCTGCCCATCTGATCTACGAAACGGTCGGCGGACAGAGCCCGCAGGCCCTCGTCAACGAAATGGCCGCGAAAGTCTTCGAAGGCGAAATCGAGTGCGCGCTGATCTCCGGCTCCGAAGCCAATCGCGCGTCCAAGGGTGCGCGCCGCAATGGCGTGGAGATCAACTGGGCCGACGGCACCGACGCGGAATATGAAGATCGCGGCACCGGCCCGATGATGCTGAGCCGCGAAGAGATCAAGCACGGCATCGTCGCCCCGGCCTATTTCTACGCCATGTTTGAGAACGCCATCGCCGCCCGCGAAGGCCGCTCGCGTAGTGAACATCGCAAGGCGATGGCAGAGCTGTTCCAGCCCTTCACAGCCGTGGCGGCGAAGAACCCCTGGTCACAATTCCCGGTGGAACATTCGGTCGAGTTTCTCTCCACCCCGTCCAAGGCGAACTATGAATATGCCGATCCGTTCCTGAAATGGTTCATCGCTCAGGATGCCGTGAACCAGGGCGCCGCCGCCATCGTGATGAGTTCATCGAAAGCAGACGAACTTGGCATCGCGGAAGACAAGCGCGTTTACCTGCACGGCGCGGGCGAAGGCTCTGACGATTTCATCTCGGTCCGTCCGCAACTGGATGGGTCCTTCGCCATGGAGGCCGCGATTTCCCGCGCACTGGAACAATCCGGCAAGACGGCCGCCGACATGGCGCACTTCGACCTCTATTCCTGTTTCCCCTGCGCCGTGTTCTCGTCGACGCAGGCACTCGGCGTCGACTGGAAAACCGACAAGCGCCCGCTGACCCTGACCGGCGGCCTGCCCTTCTTCGGCGGCCCGGGGAACAATTACTCCTTGCACGGAATTGCAGAGATGGTCGCCAAGCTGCGCGGCGACACCGGGGCCTTCGGGCTCGTGCTGGCCAATGGCGGCTGGATGACCAAGGAAGCCGTCGGCGTCTACTCGACCGCCAAACCGGCAGAGTTCACCCCAGTCGCCCGCTATGCCCGGCCGACCGAGGAAATTGATGTGTGCTCAGAGGACTGCGTTGCCAAGCTCGAAACCTTCACGGTCACGCATGGCAAGGAAGGCCCGAACAAGGGCATCATCTTCGCCCGCCTGCCGGATGGCCGCCGCGCCCTCGCCAATGCCAGCCCGGCGGCCCTCGCCGAGCTGCGTGAAGATGCGAGCCCCGTCGGCCGCAGCGTGAAGATCACGGTGGAGGGGGAAACCGGCACGTTCGACTTCGCCTGA